DNA from Nitrospina gracilis Nb-211:
CCGTTGAATGGGCGAGAGATTCCACGTACAATGAAGCCATGGCACGATTTGCATTGATTGCACTGGGCATCCTGATCCTGTTTTTTCTGTTCCGCTGGGCGTTCGGCTCGTCCTCCCAAAAGGCGGAGAATCCGGACGCGACGGAAATGGTGAAAGACCCCAACTGCCGCATGTATGTCCCCAAACCGGAAGCCATCCGCACAACCATCCAGGGCGATGAGCTCTTTTTTTGCAGTGAGAAGTGCGCCGAGGAATACAAGAACAAGCAGGCATCGGCGCGGTGACGGGGAAACCCAGCCCGGCACACGCTCAGCCGTGAGGTCCTCCCCGCGGCCCGGACGCCTTGATAACCAGTTGATTTTAAAGGCGACTCAAGTTTAGCGTGTTTTCATTGTATCATATCCGGACTGGGTAGAAGAAAGCCCCCTTTGAGGGGAAAACGTTTTTTGAAAGGGATCGATGTGTTGGATTTAAGAAAGTGGATCGGTCGGGGGGCTGTGGCCGCCCTGTTGCTCGCGTGTCTGGTTTCCCCCGTGGGAGCGGAGGAGGGAGAAGAGAAACCCTGCCAGCCGGTGGAAGCCAAAAAGGTGAAGGTGGAAGGATACATCAACCGCGAGTTCACGCCTGAGACGCGGCGGATCGTCAAGGAGTTCCTGGAGATCGGCCATGCCGAGTCCCGCGTCCGCCCGTTCCCGCTGGGCAAGACGTCCAAGGTGGTGGCGGTAGGACGTTGCGTGCCCGCCTACATTGCGCGCCATGTGCTGAACACCAGCCTCAAGTACACGGAAGGCATCGAGAGCCTCGTCAACCAGGCGTTCCTGCATTCGCACTGGATCGGCATTGGCGTCACCATCTTCGACGAACCGTCTCAGCAGACGGTGACGAAAGAACAGGTGGAACAATTGCTCGATCCGAAACTGAGCGATGAGGAGTTCCACGCCTTGTACCGCAAGTTTTCCGTGCAGGACGACACGGTCACCTTCATGGGGCTGAAAAAACCCAACGTCAAAAAAGTGGATTAGGCGGGCAAGGCCGGCGGCAGGATGGCTACTGCCCGGTGGTCCCTGCGATGATCCGTGGGCGCACTTCTAAGTTGCCCCTGTGTTTATTGTGGACGATTCGGGGGACAGAGTCTCCGGCCAATGGAAGCAGGCTGAGCGGATTTCGATAAGTCCCTGGTTCCCCTCCCTGCAAAGGAGGGGAGGAAACGGAACCTTGAAGTCCTTTGATAAAAGGAAGGGACTTCGCAGGCGGTGCGCCGCCTTAAACCGCGTAGGCCAGGGCAACGTTGTGCACGGGGATCTCCGGATTCATGGCGGCGGTGACTTCCCCGTGGATCAGGTACCGCACCAGGCCGATGGCCGACTCCTCCCGCACCAGCAGGCGTTTCATTTCTTCCCAGCCGCATTGGTTGCCTTTCGAAAAGGCATCATTCCATTTGAGGTGAAGCGACTGGTTCAGGTAGTCCGCGCCTTCCATTTCGAACACGTGTTCGTACACATCGATCAGCACCTGAAACTGATCGGCTTGACTGGTCACCTGAAAGACGTCGAATCCGCCGCTGGTGAATCCGAAGATGTATCCCAGCGCGTAAGGCGACTGCGACCGCGTGGTGTGTTCCGAACTCTGCGACAGGGCGATCAGCAATTGCATGTTCAGGTTGCGGGTCACGAACTGGCTCAATGCATTCATCTTTTCCATTTTTTTATTCTCCTTTTTTAGTCGTAGCCAGACTACGCCCGGTCTATTGGGATTCAGTTTGGCCTGCATGAGAAGTGCGCTTGGTTTTGCCGGCGGGATGGGGGAGAATGGGCACGGACGGGCGCTTGCAGGAGGTGCGGGATGGGAAAAATCGGATTATTGAAGTGGATGGGCGCCGCTCTTCTATTGTGGATGGGGTGGGCCGTTTCGCCCGCAATGGCGGCGGAAGAAGCGCCGTGCCCGTCCATCGAGGAACAGCCGGTCAAGATCGAGGCTTGGCTGGCCAAGCGGCTGGAACCGCAATTCCCCGCCATTCGCGAGGAAATGGCGTTGATGGGATTCACCCGCGTGGTGTTGTGGCCGTACCCGGCGGCGAAGAATCCGTCAAAGGTCGTCGCCATCGGCCGATGCGTGCCCGCCTACATCGCCCGTCACGCTCTCCAGCAGGCGCTCTATCATTACGGCGGTGTGCATGCGCTGGTGCACCAGAAGTTCGTGCACGATCATTGGATCGGCCTCGGCACCTCGCTGTTCGCCGAAAGTTCGCTTCAGCCCATCACCCTCAAACAACTGCAACGCCTGCTCGATCCCGCCCTGGGCACGCCGGAGTTCCAAAGTTTGTATCGTCAATATACGGTGCAGGATGTTAACGTACCGGCATTCGGGCTGGACCTGCCCAACCCGAAGCTGATGAAGTGATCCTCTTTTAAACCTTTCCCCGGTAACCTGTGGCCACTTTCGATCTCATCGCCATCCTGCTGTTTCTGACTGCGGCGTTCGCGTATCTCAACTACCGGTTTCTGAAACTGCCGGCGAGCATCGGCCTCATGGCCATCGCCCTGATGTTTTCGCTGTTGTTGATTGCGGTGGGCGAGCTGGCGCACATTCCGGCGCTGGAGTCCACGGCACGCGTCATTCTGGAAGGAGTCGATTTCGAACGCCTCCTTCTGCACGGCATGCTGGGAGCGTTGCTGTTTGCGGGGGCGTTGCACATCGACCTCGGCGACCTCGCCAGGCAGAAATGGATCATCACCCTGCTGGCCACCGTGGGCGTGGTGCTGTCCACCTTTCTCGTTGGCGGTTTCACCTACGGCGTGGCGCAGGTGCTGGGACTCGACCTGCCGTTTCTGTATTGCCTTGTGTTCGGCGCGCTGATATCGCCCACCGACCCGATCGCCGTGCTGTCGATCCTGAAATCCGCCAACGCGCCGAAGGAGCTGGAGACGAAGATCGCGGGCGAATCGTTGTTCAACGACGGCGTCGCGGTCGTTGTGTTTCTGGTGATCGCGGGCATTGCCACGGGCGCGCGCGAGCCGACTTTTGGATCGATCGCCCTGCTGTTTGTGGAAGAGGCGGTGGGGGGTGCGTTGTTCGGGCTGGCGACGGGGTACGTCGCCTACCGCCTGATCCGTACGGTGGACAACTACCAGGTGGAAGTGCTGATCACCGTTGCTCTGGTCATCGCCGGGTACGCGGCGGCGGAGGCCATCCATGTGTCCGCACCCATTGCGGCGGTGGCGTCGGGACTCCTCATCGGCAACCACGGCCGGACGTTTGGCATGTCCGCCACCACCACCGAGCATGTGGACACGTTCTGGGAGTTGATCGACGAAATTTTAAATGCCGTGCTGTTCGTCCTGCTGGGGCTGGAGGTGATGATCCTGGTGTTCGACGGCTCCAGCCTGCTGGCCGGTGTGCTGGCCATCCCACTGGTTTTACTGGCGCGGTTTGCAGGGGTTTCCCTTCCTGTGTACATGCTCAAATTCCGCCGCGAGTTCCCGCCGAAAACCATCCGCATCCTCACCTGGGGTGGATTGCGCGGCGGCATCTCCATCGCCCTCGCCCTGTCCCTGCCTGCCTCGCCGCAACGCGACGCCATCCTCATGATGACCTACGTCGTCGTGGTGTTCTCCGTACTCGTGCAGGGGCTGACCATCGGCAAACTTGTGCGCTCCAGTCTGAAACCGTAAGTCATTCAAAATCAATCGCCCAAAATTTAATTTCTAACGCGAATCAAATTGAAGTTTACCGGTTTGGTTTTGGTCGTTACCATAAATATAAGAAGTGAATATTTGCACGCACGACCCCGCAAGGAATTATGGATTACGATACCGTCATGGCGTACAGTTCGCGCCTGTTTCATCAATACGCCAGCAGTAAGGCTTTAACCCATCAGCATACCTTTGCCCGCGCTTTGCAGGAGAACCCGGAGTTTTACGACGACGTGCGCCGGGAGTTCCTGGATACGCTGGGGAGTGTGTGTGCGACGAGGGATCATTACGCTCAGAAATGCGCGCTGAGGCAGGTTCTGATGGGGCACGCCCGCAACCGGGTGATGTGGGAGGAGTTCTTCCAGAAACGCTGGCTGGACACGGAAAGGCAGTTGATTTACGTGTACTTCAAGGACGCCTGGGGGAATGTGCCGTTTGGTGAGTTTCAGCAGAAAACGGCGTATTTTCAACTGTATTCCGCCGCCCTGCAGACGCTGTTTCAGGCCGTCCTCGACCGCTACTACGATCAGGTCATCAAGAACAGCTACGCACCGCTATTGATGAAAAGCTACCGGTCCTACTACCGCAAGCTGTTCGAATCCATCCTCTGCCACAGCCGTGGCGAACCCTACCCCGAAATGGACGACGTCCACCGCCTGAAGAATTTCATCTCCGGCGTGGAAAAACCCGCCCTCTCCGGCGACGAACGCGCCTACGATTTAACGGAAAAATAGATCCGGCCTGAAAACGTATTGTTTACCCGCGGCGGACCAGCCGGACGGCGTGGGAAATGGTCTTGTCGCTCTTCTCGTACCAGTAGGGACAGCCGTTGATGTAGAACAGGATCTGCGCTTCCTTGCCGCGTTCCTCGGTGGTCCAAGTGGTGTTGCCGGCACCTGGCGGGAAGATGGAGTCCATGCGGATGTCGCCACCCTTGAAATCCTTGTTCAGTTTCTCCTCGTCGTACAGCGACGCCGCCTCCTGAAAGCTGGGCAGACGCCAGTCGCTGTGCCCGCCGAAGTTTTCCGCGTTGACCTGCTTCGCGTATTCCTGCGCTTCGTCCCACGACACTTCCTTTTCCAGATCGAGGTAGGAGTCCGTGGCCTTCCAGGTGAGGCTGGTCTGCGAGTCGTAGATGGTGCCGTTGTCGCTTTTGATGAATCGGGATTTGGGCTTTTCCATGGGTCTCCCTGTGCCAATAAAAAACCGGGCCGATTGGAAAGGTCCGGAAGGGGTTCGATGATTGTCAGAATTCCACTCTATATAGCAGAATTCACGGGATTCTGTAAAGGTCCTCGCGGCGGTCGGCGATCAGATCGTTGTGCGGGTTGATGCTTTTGTTGCGCGCGTCGGCGAGGTCGATTTCCACCACGTGGTCCTCCTCGCCTTCCTCCGAGGCCCGCACCAGTACATGGCCGTCCGGGTCCACCACCTGGCTCTGGCCGATGAACCGCAGGGTCTCGCCCTCGATGCGGGATTCGGAACCGACGCGGTCGGCGGTCACCGCGAACACGCGGTTTTCCAGACAGCGCGTGATCATCGACTGCGGGCAGTGTGGCAGGACGAGGTTCGCCGGGTGGGCGATGAGATCCGCGCCTTTGAGCGCCAGCGTCCGCGCCGTCTCCGGAAAGCGCCAGTCGAAACAGATCATGATGCCGATGCGCGCCTTGCCGATGTCGAACACCGGCAGAGGCAGGTTGCCCGCGGCGAAAAACTTTTTTTCCGTGTCGAAGATATGCGCCTTGCGGTACTTGCCGACGTAGCCTTCCGGACCCGTCAGCACCGCGGAGTTGTACAGCGTGTCGCCTTCCACTTCCGCCAGTCCCGCCACGATGTACATATTGAGGTCGGCGGAGAGTTTCATCAACGCGCGGGTGGTCGGTCCGTCGGGCACCGGCTCCGCCAGTTCGCGCGCTTCTTTCTGGTTGCGGAACTGGTAGCCGGTGGTGAACAGCTCCGGCAGGACGGCGAGATCGGCGTCCATTTTCCGCAGACGCGTTTCGGCCTGTTTGAGATTGGTTTCGATGTCGCCGAACACCGGCAGGGTTTGCAGGAACCCGACTTTCAGGGGATGTTTCATGAGTTCAGTGTATCAGATGCGTGGGTGCGGGCAAGGGGGTCCGTGCAGGCGGGCTTACCGGATTTTATAATTGCGCCTGTTTCTGCCGCAGGAGGTGGTCGATGAGCACCAGGGCGACCATCGCCTCGGCCATCGGCACCGCGCGCGGTGCGACGCACGGGTCGTGCCGGCCCTCGACGCGGATCTTGGCTTTTTTGCCTTTCTGCGTCACCGTGTCCTGCTCGCGGTTGATCGATGACGTCGGTTTGACCACCATGCGCAGAACGATGTCATTGCCGTTGGAGATGCCGCCCAGCACGCCGCCGGCGTTGTTGGTCTGGGTGGTGATCTTGCCGTTTTTGGCGATGAACACGTCGTTGCATTCCGAGCCGCGCAGGCGCGCCGCCTCGAAGCCGATGCCCACCTCGACGCCTTTTACGGCGGGGAGTGACATCAGTGCTTTGGCCAGGTCCGCATCCAGCCGGTCGAACACCGGCTCGCCCAGTCCGGCGGGCACGCCCTTGGCGATGACTTCGATGACGCCGCCCAGCGAATCGCCGTCCTTGCGCGCCTGCAGGATGGCCTCGACCATGCGCTCGGCCATCTTCTTGTCGGGACAGCGCACGATGTTGCTTTCGATTTCCCTCTGGCTGAAGGTCTGCATGACCAGGTCGCCGATCTGCCGGGTGTAGGCAAACACTTTTATTTTGTGACGCGCCAGCAGTTTCTTGGCGATGGCCCCGGCGGCGACGCGTCCTACGGTTTCCCGCGCGCTGGAGCGGCCGCCGCCTCTGTAGTCGCGGAAGCCGTATTTTTTGTCGTAGGTGAAGTCGGCGTGCCCCGGCCGGTACAGGTGCTTG
Protein-coding regions in this window:
- a CDS encoding YHS domain-containing protein codes for the protein MARFALIALGILILFFLFRWAFGSSSQKAENPDATEMVKDPNCRMYVPKPEAIRTTIQGDELFFCSEKCAEEYKNKQASAR
- a CDS encoding cation:proton antiporter, which encodes MATFDLIAILLFLTAAFAYLNYRFLKLPASIGLMAIALMFSLLLIAVGELAHIPALESTARVILEGVDFERLLLHGMLGALLFAGALHIDLGDLARQKWIITLLATVGVVLSTFLVGGFTYGVAQVLGLDLPFLYCLVFGALISPTDPIAVLSILKSANAPKELETKIAGESLFNDGVAVVVFLVIAGIATGAREPTFGSIALLFVEEAVGGALFGLATGYVAYRLIRTVDNYQVEVLITVALVIAGYAAAEAIHVSAPIAAVASGLLIGNHGRTFGMSATTTEHVDTFWELIDEILNAVLFVLLGLEVMILVFDGSSLLAGVLAIPLVLLARFAGVSLPVYMLKFRREFPPKTIRILTWGGLRGGISIALALSLPASPQRDAILMMTYVVVVFSVLVQGLTIGKLVRSSLKP
- a CDS encoding Lcl C-terminal domain-containing protein, whose amino-acid sequence is MEKPKSRFIKSDNGTIYDSQTSLTWKATDSYLDLEKEVSWDEAQEYAKQVNAENFGGHSDWRLPSFQEAASLYDEEKLNKDFKGGDIRMDSIFPPGAGNTTWTTEERGKEAQILFYINGCPYWYEKSDKTISHAVRLVRRG
- a CDS encoding nitrilase-related carbon-nitrogen hydrolase — translated: MKHPLKVGFLQTLPVFGDIETNLKQAETRLRKMDADLAVLPELFTTGYQFRNQKEARELAEPVPDGPTTRALMKLSADLNMYIVAGLAEVEGDTLYNSAVLTGPEGYVGKYRKAHIFDTEKKFFAAGNLPLPVFDIGKARIGIMICFDWRFPETARTLALKGADLIAHPANLVLPHCPQSMITRCLENRVFAVTADRVGSESRIEGETLRFIGQSQVVDPDGHVLVRASEEGEEDHVVEIDLADARNKSINPHNDLIADRREDLYRIP
- the aroC gene encoding chorismate synthase, which gives rise to MPGNTFGQLFRISTWGESHGESIGVVIDGCPAGLPITAEEIQKELDRRRTGQSKVTTTRKEPDQIRILSGVFQGKTTGSPIAMMVENADADSSKYELIKHLYRPGHADFTYDKKYGFRDYRGGGRSSARETVGRVAAGAIAKKLLARHKIKVFAYTRQIGDLVMQTFSQREIESNIVRCPDKKMAERMVEAILQARKDGDSLGGVIEVIAKGVPAGLGEPVFDRLDADLAKALMSLPAVKGVEVGIGFEAARLRGSECNDVFIAKNGKITTQTNNAGGVLGGISNGNDIVLRMVVKPTSSINREQDTVTQKGKKAKIRVEGRHDPCVAPRAVPMAEAMVALVLIDHLLRQKQAQL